In Oreochromis niloticus isolate F11D_XX linkage group LG12, O_niloticus_UMD_NMBU, whole genome shotgun sequence, the DNA window TCGTCAGTCCACTTCCCTTCCTTAATAAAGGCTTCTTCACAGCCCCCTTCCACTGAGATCATTGCCAATGAGGcctcagtgaacagtagatggatcaactgcaGGGTCAGATACATCTCTGCGTCAGGTTTTTGCTAGATTATCTATTTCTTGGGGACAttactttcagatactgtttatttgttgtaaatagttttttttaggGCTGACACTTCTTGTTTTGTCTTCCACGTGTTCAGTTTTAtcaaatttttttaaagcactggATTCATGCAGAGAAATAccacattttcagctcttttggAATCACTTTGTTGATGCAAAAAATACgttatgtctgtcaaactgtgttatctttgagATTTTCCATCGATCCAACTGAAATCTGTTTTAGTAATGAaagctagtaacaaagtgccaaaAGACACAAATTAAAACTGATTCTTTGTTCatagcattttaaaatgttataagAAAGTCTGGAATCAAAAGTTACAGAAATGAGTGGTGGCTTTAAACTCTGCACATTACTGTGTGTAAGATTTTAAAAACGTGAAACATCTTTTAGATCAAACAATGAGAAGTTCAGTGAAACACCTTCATCTATTCCGGCACATTTGTTCATAAGCACTTCACAGTGAAGCGAATCAACAACGTGCCAGTGACAGAAGTGGAATCGTAAATGTTGAATGGAAGGAAGGAGTTCCTGCctgatgtgttgtacagttGCATATTGACCTCTCTTTAAACAGCCCACTGACTGAGGTTATCAGCCTCCTGCGAGCTCCACGTGGAATTCCTCTGAACCAGAGCGACGCAGGAGGTGCAGCAGGCTGCAAGGCTAGTGGTCAAAGACTTGTCACTTTGAAATGTATATTAGCTTTTCACTTAAACATCTAAACCACTGACATTAAACGAAAGCATTATTTGATTTCAGATGGCGCCATTCAAGTTAGAAAAAACACAAGTGATTTGACAGAAAGACTCAGTGAACACATGACACAGAGATAAAGTCTGAATGgtatttgctttaatttcttttttaaaatcacccTAAAATAGCAAAATATCTGATTCAAAATGTCATCAACAAATTTCTGTTTTACATTCTTTACACTTCAGGTGAAGCGCTCGTTTGTGAGAGCAATACTGACAGACCGTATCTAAAGAGAGGTGTCGCGAAATGCACTGAAATAAAAGCACATCGAGTGAAAACCTTTCTGGAATGGTTAGAAATTCGGACAATTCAATTCTCATTTTCACTGACTTGTTTTATTACCGAGCGATGAGGCATTGTTGGTGTTAAGCActtctcagtgtttgttttaaactcGCAGCCACTACCTGAAGGCACACTTTTTGTTACACATAAACCAGGCCAAAACCTTGAGGCAGACAGTGAAAGTGTAATTACAGATCCAAAAAATGAGGTCGACAGAGATAAGATCCTCTGTCTACATGGAGTAGGTGATGGTGGGGGGGAGACGGTACCCCTCTCTTCACAGCGCTTTGTTGGGCTTCACCTAGATGTCCATTTCAAACTGTGCGTCAtcacctttgaaaagaaaaataagtatacaataaaataatgcagGGTGGAGACGGATGATGATTTGTAGGTTTCAGTGCTGTATTGCTTGCATGAGTTCTACATCATAATgcagaaaatagatggatggactTTAAGTGCTACATCCATCCTGTGATGTGTGTATAGGTGTGAACATACCAGCAGTGCTACTGTCCGGAGCAGcggtgttgttgttcagtagTTCTCCATTTTGAGTGTTCTTGCTGGTGTTCTTGGAGGCAGGGCTGGTCACTCCTGGGATGACTGGCAGGTTGGCAGGAGGGGTCCTGGCCAACGGAGAACTGCGACAGTCCAGCAGGAACTTGCGTTCGTAGATGATCCTGGTACCTTTTGTGTTCGCAGGTGGGAAAAATGAAGGATGATTATCAGATGCGCAGCATTGAGAGATCAAATGCTGAGGCCACACTCGCACTGACTGGGATCAGCTGCTTCATCACATTCCTGTATTTTAACTTGACCTGTATGCCACAATAGACGTGATTACAATATGAAAACAGGCATTTCTTTAAAATCTTGCTGTCTGTACCTGATCTTCGTGCAGTAACTAGAAGGACGTTGCAGCATATATGTGGCAATGTAATTACTAATTATGCTGCTGCTCTCTTATGGCTGTTATTATGATCTGCAACGCTTCAGCTGTTGTATATTATCTATACTGTTGCACAATGAGCCACTCTGAatgaacacaacacacacacacttcttggCAGTGATGTGATGGCTCCCAGTTGTGATAATGAACTGAGCAGAAACAAATCCAACTGATTTACTTTCTGATTTAACGCAACTAAACTTGAAGAAAAGCTTTGTGACGAAAAGCTTCGTGAACAGCACTTTTACAGTATTGAGGCTGCTTTCCTTACTGTGGTCCTGCTCTTTGGAACAAGCTGCCTGCTGATCTGAGATCAACTACAACTGTGCACATATTTTAAAACCTCTTTATTTACCCGGGCTTACACTTAATAggtgctgttgttttgtttatgcTGTTTTCACTGCCATAAAGCCTGGTAAACCTGCACAGGTatgattttgtcttttttttttcagcaaaagatttatttattcttgCTGTCTGCGGCTATCAGACTCTTTAACTCATCCAGTTGAGTCAGATCCACATGTACTGAACCTGACTAAACATAGCTCACTGCACGCTGTCACTTTTTGTACACCACAACTTATGCTTGCACACCACTTGTGTGCTTACAATACCTGTAATATGCCAGAAACATTAGTGCTAACACCTTATTTTACATGAAGTATAGAAATACTTGCTTTGTTGTCTGCTGCTATGACAACTCAatcctctgggattaataaggTTTCTCTCATTCTCATTCTTTGTTAACCACATTGAGCTTACATGcaatgaaatgtgctatataaaaatAGTTTTTGCTAAATATGTGGAGCTACCTGcagatatataatatatttttattatactaTTCTTTATAATCTCCCTTAGAAGAAATGTGTCCTGACCAATTAAGAGAACACATCACAATATGAAAACAACTCATCGTCAGACAGACACTGTCCCTATTCAGCAGTTTGATActggtttttaaaaatagttataTCCGTTTAATAATGAGCCAGGGTTACTTTTATAAGGTAGTTATTAACACTGTGTGACGCACAAAACCCTGAAAAAAGGATGAAGTGACACCTTTTAGTGTAACTACACAGTGTTACCTTTAAAGGAAGTTGGAAACGAGAGCTCTGACTCTTTAGATTACTTTTACTGAGTTAAACCCTCGTGTCTGCAGCACGTTTAGGTGAGCAGCCCTCAGAAGCAGGGACCTCTAGAGGAATTTAAATCATCTCTACAGTAAACCAAAGGTGGAGCAGCAGTACTGGCTGACCGTGTGACAACAGTGCTTTGAACCCAAACTTTAGACTGCAGCTAAGCTAGAGACAGAGGCTCACTATCTTGAGACCGTCATGTCTAAACAACCTGTTCCCTCATTACTTCAGAATCCGCATTTCTTTgcatttcctcttttcaagtaaacactCGCTCGCTAGCATTAGCGGTTAGCTTAGCAGAGCTACAGCAGACCTCATGGAGTTAGCCTAAGcgctgcagacagacagagcgGCTCCAAAGTGGATAAGAGTACAAGTCATGTGTGTCCGAGAGTCAGAGCAGATCTCCTCGGCACTTTTGAATGAATATGACAAATAACAACACTGCGTACCGCCGGGGGTCGTGCTGAACAGAGTCCCTCCCGGGGTGGTGGAGTAGTCGTGGGGCATGTGCTCCGCGTCGTTGATCGTCACCCTCCTGATCGACGGGATGGCCTTAGCGGTGGTCTTCTGGCAGTCGGTGGACATCTTCTCCCAACTACAATAAACTAATACTAGCTAACTAAATAACATCAAACAAGCACAAAGTCTTGGTTTTACAAAGCCACGACGAGCCGGGGTTTCGGGTATGGCTTTGACTCAACAGAATGACGACTGTcggataaataaaaataaatacctCGTTTTCATATGTGCAAACAGTGGAAGGCTGGATCTAAAACAGTCACATTACAAcaagcactcacacacacgaACTAGTGTCCAGGATCTTTGTTTAAAAGGACCTGAGCACACGTTCCTCCACTCTCACTCTGCCTCAACAtgcacacaaaacaacacagcagGCTGCAGGAGAGAAGGCTCCAGAGGTGCACAAAAACCAGCCAACTCCGCCCCCTGCTGGCACTAAAGGACTGCGCACTCCGCGGTGTTCAAAACTTCACCAGCTATAACTGTTATAATAAAGACGGCATAATAagaagtttttaaaaacagtgttttttcaAAACAGGTCGAAAAGCATTATTTACAGACaagagaaaaattaaaaagatgaTAACATGTATACTGTCCTGTGCAATTCCTGGGTCAGCACTcatttcttttttgcttctcttcTATACTTGAAAAATTGGAAATACGTGTACTGATTTATTGAAAAACGTGCAAACATGCATGGAAATGTGGTATATGAGACTAAAATAGAATTTGTGCAGTTCTAATGAGCTAATGAGTGTGAAAGTCAATAAAGCGGTCTTCAGGAATAGATGTCcaaagtaaataataataaaaatgttgataTCTTCTCATCTTCTTGTCTTCTTTTGTcgtccacttgtccagtttcctcaaattccTTAAGGAGGCATTGCGCACCATGCCAGATTATtccatatattttttaataggCCTTTTGGAATCACCATGTTTGtgaaaaatactattttattccTGTCAAATAGTGTTATCTTTGGTGTTTTTCATAGATATAACCAGAAGCTGCaagaaattatgtgtttttgcaattttgcaaaattggttctttgctaagtttcCTGTTCCCTTTAGTTAGGTGCTGTTTTATGCTTGAACAACTCATAGGCCAATGTTAATAGGcttaacaaacacaaaagacaTTCATCCAAAAATGTTCTGGTACTGAAAAAGgagccagtgtccaaagaaaagctCTGAAAGACTGTCAGAAAATCTGGAGAACTATGACCATgttagtaaaaaacaaaataaaaaagaacaagagCAAAATTTGCGGGATTGAAGGACAATTCTGAAGTAAAtgcacttttctgtttttaatgagAAGAAAAGTTGTCAGCAGGTGATTCCACAACCGAGAAGCCTTAAAATTTAAACCTTTAGCTTAAAGGTTTGAGGAACCTAAGATCAGGAAGTTGCAGAACTGATCCTCTACAAGGCTCAAACGTGACCATCAAATGTCAAAATCAACTCTAATACATACTGGGAGATTTGAAAACATGTgtgatgtgtcacaaaaagagaaaaaaaaagatgtataaAATTGTTTCCACGAGGCTGTGTAAGTGTTGCTTCCATTTGTTCGTTTACTTTACTTCCTCTGTGGCGTTTCAAATGAGCATCTTTCCCTTccccctctttttttgttttttgtaaagatCTAGCAAGACAAGATCATCTTCATACAGCATGCACAGCTACACACCTGAAATttcagcatgtttttaaaactgtcTTCGTGATGACTGTCATGGATGACGTGCCACACAGAAAATCACACACAATATACACAAagacatttcatttctttattaattttgtaaatgttgAGCTGGTGTACAGAGTAAATTGTCAGTAGATGTCTTCGGATTTGATTGGATTAAAAGgcttttacatattttaaatccATGATTGACTCTCCATAACAATAaaaaagcagacaaaacaaGTTAAAATACCCACAAGAACCCTATTTATCCCCATTTTGCAGGCATTACCCAGAACTCAACAGTCTCTTGGTAGCTACAGCTGTATGATGCTAAAAGTACATCCATAACATAACTAGAATCCCAGTTGACAAGTAAGGGTGCATAGCAttctaaataaatatatatatttatatatatattttcatatatttcatatatatatagccttttatgttaaaaacattttctgtgcATGTGCGCAGTTGCATTCCTTAGTATTGAGTAATATGCTATTGCATTAATAATGTCTTCAATCCATTCTAAAGGAATATACATGTGTTCTCTAGTTTTTGCAACAGTTAATATTTTTGCATGAACTTGGTGCATGGCATCATCTCAGTCGTCCCTCAGTGCAGTGCTTTTTTTCTGACGTAACCTCgactctctctcgctctcactTAGTCGGACTCCCGTCTGACCACGTCCAGACGGTCACCACGTGGAAGCCTTAAGACTGGCTCAGTCTCATATTTGGTAAAAGGGCATAAAAATGGCAGGGGGTGGGCTGTGTTGAGGGAAAATGCATGTCATCTTGAAGACTAGCCTTCGAAGCCACCAAGCCTCCCCCATAACTCCGTCTATCTTCTTTAATCAGTTCCCGTCTGGCTCTGAGCCTGACATCAGCAGAAAACAACCTAAACATATGAGCCCTTAAAGAGCAAATCATATGCTGTGATTGATATAAGGGggcacaactttttttttttgacatctGACTTTTATTAAgctaataaaataacaataatacctCATGAAGGGATATttgttaaaatgtcaaaaaaaccaaacaaatttGAGGCTTCGCTCTTTAAAATCTACCACCatctgtgcatgtttgtgaTGAAATGAGAATGAAGTCATATTTATGATAATCAACAGCAGATATTGAGCTGAAACAACAGAGTGAATACCCTATTATCTACTGAAGTATAGAGCCAACACGGATGACTACTTCATAACAAGACTCACAGTATACCAAGACTTTACATTCATCATCTCATGGCTGTGAGAAGCCATACTAAACACTTATTTATGGGTGCTTATTGCAACATTTTTGTGACTTACATATTTGTCTATAATAAAAGCATTCGATGTCTGACGCAACATTTGAAAGAAACGCATGTATAGGTTATTGATATAATGTGAGATGGCACACTTATTGAGGTAAATCAACCTTTAAAAATATGTGATTTAGAATTACACATATAGTCTTTGTCCATTTGCAATATTACTTCCTGTGATATTATCACAACTTTAACTTGTCCCAATATCCAGGACTGAGTACGTGATATTTAAATCACgccacgcgcgcgcacacactcgcacacacgcAAAACACACTCAGGATTTCTTTCAAGGTGCATATGAATGTTGTTAAGGTTTAAAAACTGGCTGAACACACCTACATTCCCAGAtgagtaacaaaaacaaacagcggGCACTTTGCAGATGCGATGGCTGGCATGGAGCCACACCAGTATACTTAAAGTTTTCTTTTCTAAAGAGGcaaaaggataaaatgcaggaTGCTAATGTACTGACATCATTTCTGAGTAAAGTGAGAAGTAGAGTAAAGCTGAAAGTTCAGGAAGAACGCAAGCTGTGATCCTAAAATCCTCCCTCCTCTGTCACTCtctcgctcacacacacacacacacacacacacacacatgaataaTCCTTTCCATTTAAAGCAGTTATTGCTTCTACTTCTGGAGTACAGTTAAGACAGCAAATCGTGACAAGAAGACTAAAGAAAGGAGCGGAACAAGAGACATGCTTCTGGACGGGTCAGGCTCACAGTTACGGGTCAGTATTACAGTTTCTCATCACAGTGATTGGTGACTGTCTTTGCTACACACTGAAGAACTGCCAAGGAGACAAACATCGAAGCTCAACACGTCCTCGACCCTAAACACAACGCACATCACTTCATCCAGTAAAACTAGCGCTACATGATTCCGTTTCAGCTACTTTACCCTCATCGAGTGACATCTTCTGGTGGTTGTGAGATGGTCTGTAAGCGCACCTCGTGTGGTGGTGTCATATACTGTGCGATGAGGTCAAACAGACGCAGCTACTGTACGAGCTGAAGGTGGGATCCCGCCTCCCAGTGGAAGGTGGACGGGACTGCTACATCTTCTTTGAGAGGCTGACTGTAGAGGCTGGGGGATGAGAGATGGAGGTTGGGCGATAAGCAGAGGTATCGGGATTTTAGCTCAGACATTAACACAAACCTCACGAGGATACAGCACAGTGGGGACAAGAAAAAGGCAGAGGAGTAGGATGGAAGAGCAGGTTAATCTCTTGTGATAATCTTTCACTTGTACATATATATCTCTTTACCTTCCTCTCCACAAGGCAAGCCACTTTGATCAAAGTTTGGCGAGGCAGGTTCCTGCTGTAAACCCGCCTCCCAAAGCTGAAAAATCCCCACGGTACAGGAAATGACTTAAAGTACATCTTCCTTCTACAGTCGGACATGTGGAACGCAAACAATGAAAGCGCGTGAAAATCACAACGAAACAtccggacacacacacacacacacacacacgcaaatcCAACGATTTAAAACAGGCAGAGCGACACAACGGTGTGTTCTTTTAGCCACAAAGATCTCAAGATATAGAAGAATAATATATAGATTCTGAGCAAATGAaaccaaacaagaaaaaaaaacagggaggAATTTCTCATGTACCTGAAACAGCAGCATCAGTTGCATCGCATAGGGATCTAGTAACAGAAACAACACGCGTAACACACAGTCACGTAGAGCATTTTAGTGCATACAATATTATGTACACAACACTGATATCCTGGGGTGATAACTGTAGCTTTACTGGACTTAGAGAGCACTTGGCCAGGTTTGAAACTAGTTTGTGGTGCTGATTGAGCgcagcatggaggaggaggaggagggggtaaCAGTTGCCTAGAGATGACGTAAATCTCAGTATTTTAGTGTCTCTTTTTCTTAAGTTAAACTCTTCACCACTGGGTTAGAAAATGGGCCGGTGGTAGCCTACATTGCATGCCCATCCCATTAAGCGGTGTCTCCTCCCCATCCCGCCCCACCCTTTTAACCCGCCCCTGCATTCCCTCGGTATTTGTAGTTAAAGACAGGCCATGCGGCAGCAGTCACTCATGCTGATACAGATAACAGGAAGCACGTTTTGGTTgctagtttctttttttttgttgtttttgattttttttttgtctgtctggtttttgttttatacgAAATCATGCTCCTAGCCTAGTagtagatattttttttcccaccatttcttaaaaaaaaaaaaagtaataaaaactaCAAGAAAATCTGTATCCTTTTTCTTCTGGTGCGTGCTGATAGTTGCCACTGTGGTTGCCATTGAGTTGGTTTCTCTTCATTTCCATCTGTTTGCCTTCTGATGTGCGGTCTTCCtcctgtcagctgctgctggtcaTGTGTTCATGTAGGATGGTTTTGGTGAAGGGGTTGAATCCTGCGGAGAACTCtgcggagagagagagaactgcAGTGATTTACAAGCCTCTCGATCGTCCTGCTACCGTGCAACACAGGTGGCATGCAAAAAGCAACAAGCCAGTGCTAATGTGAGTGCCTTAGACTCCTGGTTATGCATACTACTATACTGCTTTATAATGACTGATAGTTTGGAGTTCCCTTCAGCTGATCCTCATAACGTTCAAAGACTCAACGACACGTTAGTTCTGCTAAAGATTTACATGCAAATGGGGCCCAGCAGTGGTTTAACATTCAGCAGTGAGTCACTGGAAATATCAGCAAGCTCAGGAATGTCATGGCATTTACGTTAGTGAGggcaagacacacacacacacacgcacacacgcacacattatAGTGGCTCCATTTCTCCAGGCAAGATGCCTTACAGCTTTGACCTTGGGCGCTGTCATTTTACGATCTCTCTTTGCTGAGTGCACATTGTGCCAgactttttacagtgtttcaCAACAGGCCTGACAAAAGTAACTAAAGCAGCATACAGTAGGTTGTTGTACTGCCACATTAACAATCTCTTTCCATCAAACGTATGAAATAATATTTGCATTCAATTTTTGGTTATGGACagttatgtgtatatatatatatatatatatat includes these proteins:
- the eif4ebp1 gene encoding eukaryotic translation initiation factor 4E-binding protein 1 isoform X1 encodes the protein MKTSWEKMSTDCQKTTAKAIPSIRRVTINDAEHMPHDYSTTPGGTLFSTTPGGTRIIYERKFLLDCRSSPLARTPPANLPVIPGVTSPASKNTSKNTQNGELLNNNTAAPDSSTAGDDAQFEMDI
- the eif4ebp1 gene encoding eukaryotic translation initiation factor 4E-binding protein 1 isoform X2, which codes for MSTDCQKTTAKAIPSIRRVTINDAEHMPHDYSTTPGGTLFSTTPGGTRIIYERKFLLDCRSSPLARTPPANLPVIPGVTSPASKNTSKNTQNGELLNNNTAAPDSSTAGDDAQFEMDI